Proteins encoded by one window of Salvia splendens isolate huo1 chromosome 7, SspV2, whole genome shotgun sequence:
- the LOC121811197 gene encoding tyrosine decarboxylase-like yields the protein MGSLPNQKLDTGFSGVIKPLDPEEFRRQGHLVIDFLADYYKNVDKYPVRSQVEPGYLKKRLPESAPYDAEPIEKILGDVQNDIVPGITHWQSPNYFAYFPSSGSIAGFLGEMLSTGFNVVGFNWMSSPAATELESIVMDWLGKMLKLPSEFLFSGGGGGVLQGTTCEAILCTMVAARDRVLKKIGRENINKLVVYGSDQTHSAIQKAAQIAGINPSNFRAIATSKSNAFGLTAEAFRAQVESDVESGLVPLFLCATIGTTSSTAVDPLGPLCSVAKEFNIWVHVDAAYAGSACICPEYRHFLDGVENADSFSFNAHKWFLTTLDCCCMWVKDPSALVKALSTYPEYLRNKASDEKSVIDYKDWQITLSRRFRSLKLWLVIRSYGVANLRKFLRSHIKMAKNFEGLIGMDKRFEVVVPRNFATVCFRISPIEISGNHQIVSKEEAANNINAKLLETINESGKIYMTHAVIGGVYVMRFAVGATLTENRHVILAWKIVQEHANALLNSS from the coding sequence ATGGGTAGTTTACCCAATCAAAAACTTGACACCGGATTCTCCGGTGTCATCAAGCCCCTGGACCCTGAAGAGTTCCGGAGACAGGGCCATCTAGTCATCGACTTTCTTGCAGATTACTACAAGAACGTCGATAAATACCCGGTTCGCAGCCAAGTCGAGCCGGGCTACCTGAAGAAGCGGTTACCCGAATCCGCTCCCTACGATGCGGAGCCGATCGAGAAAATCCTCGGGGACGTCCAAAACGACATCGTCCCCGGCATCACACACTGGCAAAGCCCTAACTACTTCGCCTACTTCCCCTCGAGCGGGAGCATTGCCGGATTCCTCGGGGAAATGCTGAGCACGGGATTCAACGTCGTCGGGTTCAACTGGATGTCGTCTCCGGCCGCCACCGAGCTCGAGAGCATCGTCATGGACTGGCTAGGGAAGATGCTCAAGCTCCCGTCGGAGTTTCTCTtctccggcggcggcggcggcgtgtTGCAGGGGACCACCTGCGAGGCCATACTCTGCACAATGGTCGCCGCTAGGGATCGAGTCCTGAAGAAGATTGGGAGGGAAAACATCAACAAATTGGTGGTTTACGGATCGGATCAGACGCATTCCGCGATCCAGAAAGCAGCTCAGATTGCCGGAATTAATCCGAGTAATTTTCGGGCCATAGCGACGTCTAAATCGAACGCATTCGGGCTCACAGCAGAGGCATTTCGGGCTCAAGTAGAATCCGACGTGGAATCGGGCCTGGTGCCTCTGTTTCTGTGTGCGACGATTGGAACGACGTCGTCTACCGCAGTAGATCCGCTCGGCCCGCTCTGCTCTGTGGCGAAGGAGTTCAACATTTGGGTGCACGTCGACGCCGCCTACGCCGGAAGCGCCTGCATCTGCCCGGAATACCGCCATTTCCTCGACGGCGTTGAAAACGCCGACTCATTCAGCTTCAACGCACACAAATGGTTCCTCACAACATTAGATTGCTGCTGTATGTGGGTGAAGGATCCAAGCGCGCTGGTAAAAGCTCTCTCTACATATCCGGAATATCTAAGAAACAAAGCTTCCGATGAGAAATCGGTGATCGATTACAAGGATTGGCAGATCACTCTGAGCCGCCGATTCAGATCTCTGAAACTCTGGCTCGTGATCCGGAGCTACGGCGTCGCCAATCTGAGGAAATTTCTGCGGAGCCACATCAAAATGGCGAAGAATTTCGAAGGATTGATCGGAATGGACAAGCGATTTGAGGTGGTGGTGCCGAGAAACTTCGCCACCGTGTGCTTCCGCATTTCGCCGATCGAGATCAGCGGAAATCACCAGATCGTTTCAAAGGAAGAGGCGGCGAACAATATAAACGCGAAATTACTGGAAACGATAAACGAATCGGGGAAGATTTACATGACGCATGCGGTGATCGGAGGAGTTTATGTGATGCGGTTTGCCGTCGGAGCTACTTTGACGGAAAACAGACACGTCATCTTGGCTTGGAAAATCGTTCAAGAACATGCAAACGCGCTCTTGAACAGTTCCTGA